The window GCCAAGCAGTGGATTATCAATACGAAATATTTGTGTCATTCCTCTAGCCCAGCGGATACGTTGATTAATATGTAAAGTTAATCTTTCAGTCGCTAAGCCAGCAGAAAGTGGAATATTTAAAAATGCCGTATTCCAGCCTTTACGCTGTAATTTAAGGGCGGTATGAGCATCTTCAGTAACCGTTTCAACTGCAAATCCGTTTGTCTCTTTGAGTGCACTACGGCGAATAACTGCACATGAACCACAAAAGAACGCAGCATTCCAATTATCATTACCCTGTTGTACTGGCCCATAAAAAAGGGCACCTTCATGTGGGACTCTTTTGGCTGCTGTTAAATTACGTTCAAAAGGATCTTTAGAATAAAAATAATGCGGGGTCTGTATTAGAGCGAGTTTTTCATCTGCTAAGAAGGCACCTACAGTTGCTTGTAAAAACACCCGAGTTGCAACATGGTCGCAATCAAAAATACAGATCAGTTCACCGCTGGTTTTTGTTAATGCGTGGTTTAGGTTTCCTGCTTTTGCATGGCTATTATCAGGACGGATGATATAACCAACATTAATATCCTCTGCGAGTTGGCGGAATTCACTTCGTTTTCCATCATCTAATATATAAATATTTAATTTGTCTTTAGGGTATTCGATGCATTGAGCAGCAAGTGCCGTATCTTTAACAATATCAATGTGTTCATTATAGGTAGGGATAAACAAATCAACAGTTGGCCATAATGAAGTATCCTTTGGCAATGGCACTATTTTTCTTTGTAATGGCCAATATGTTTGAATATAACCGAATAATAAAATGGTGAGTGAATAAAGCTCCGCGATAAATAGCAATGAACCTAAAAATAATTCTAGATATGAATCAAAATAGAGTGTTGTTGTCGCTCTCCACCAAACATAACGTGAAGTGCAAAGTAATGAAACTAAGATCATCATGAGTTGCGTTTTTTTGTTTTTAATTCTGCCAATACAAAATATAAATGCAACCAAAACTCCACCTAATATAAATTGCTTATCACTATCTAGAGGGATAATGATTAATAGAAAAAATAAAACTATAAAAAATGCAGATATTAAGAGGTTGCGTATTTTTTGCATATAGCTAACTCATAATGAAGTTATATTATATTTAATGTCTTTTATTTCTTGCTAATGCTTGAAAAAAGGTCACTAAGAATAACTATTCGCTCAAGGTGTGGCTCTGATGCTACAGGATTATGATAATAGTTATGCTTATAATCCATAAAGTGATCAAGTTCAGGTTGTGCGGACTGATTGCTATCTGTTTTTTCTTGAGTAAGAGATGTGGCTTCCTCTTTTATATTCTCAGATAATACAGGTTCTTTTTTTGTCGTTATATTTGATAATGTTTTCTCATTGTTGGAATGATTTTTCTCCTCTATTTCAAGAAAGGCGAAATTATCCATTTTAAGTTGGCGGCTTAATGAATTTAGATCATCGTACATAGTTAACCTTACCCTAAAAATAACCAAAGCAATTACTCATTTAATGGATGATTTTTACCATGGTCTTTTAGGTAAATCATCTTATTTTGATATAATATTTAGTTATAATATTGGATAAATTGCTTTGATTGATAATATGTAAACAATCTATAGAGATACATTATAGAATTCGGAGACTTGATTTTTAAATATGATGTAATTGTGAAATTTGGATAAATAGTATTTATTGGTTCTTTTAAAATCAATAGCTATTTTGAATAAATAAAATAGCTGAAAATATATATTGAAAAAATCTAAATTATGATTTATATACGACAATAATTGATAATTTAATATTAGATTAATTATTAATCATCTTTGATTGTTTTTATGACGATATATATAAAATGAAAATATCAAGATTTTTTTGTTATAGACAATCTATCTTTCTCGTTTGTTAAGTCATGGATTGGCTAATGAATGTTTTTATCACGCCATTGGCTTGGTGAATCACCCACTAAGCGATTAAAGAAACGCGCAAAGTAGGCGGGATCTTTAAAGCCTAATTGGTAAGCAATTTCTGATACAGGACTGTCACAAAATAATAGCATGCGTTTCGCTTCTCGTAATATGCGGTCAAAAATTAATCGCTTAGGCGGTCGGTTAGCGAATCGCCGACACATATCTTTGAGTCGAGACTCGGTAACACCGAGTTTATTTGCGTATTCAGGAATAGAAAGATGCTCATGGTAGTGTGAGTCAATGAGTTGATTGAAACGTTGAAAGAGATGATGCTCTCCTCTCACTCCACTGATAGGGTGATCGTCAAGTGGGATCGAACGTAAGAGAAAAGTAAATAAAGCTTGTGCTAAAGAGGATAAGACTTGGTCTCGGCCTGCGTAACTATTTGCGGATTCGCGAGCCATCAATGCCCAGTAATGACGAAAAGTTTCTAGATCATCCGGTTTATCAGCAACAGATAAACAAATCGCTGGTATTGCAACGATATCTGGATTTGCGGGGTAGAGGGACTCTAATAATGGCGTTATGAGATCTTGCCTAACAGTAAGCACATGTCCGTCAGTATCTTCTTGAGTAAAAAAAGCATGGGGTACAGAAGGGGGCGTGAGAATAAATAATGGTGCTTGAACAGAATAACGTTGTTCATCAAGCTGTAATGTAATATGACCTGTTTCCAGATAATGGAGTTGGAAAAAGCCATCATGTCGGTGAGCTTGCATATCGCGGCCAAAAAACGCCGCCATATTACCGAATGTTTGGTAATGAACATCATCATTCCCTTGTGTCTCATCATAATCTTTGCTGATATCGATATTAGTTATTAATGATGACACGACCATGTTCTCCCATTGTTCTGTTCAATTAGAGCCGCACGGTATCATCGCGCGGCTCTAATCTTTTTCGTTATCTTAAATATTAAGGTGTTGCTCTAGGGCGTGAATTTTTCATTGGTATCAATACTACCAGTATAGCTCCGATTACCAGTAAACCCGCGACAAAATAGAGTCCGGAGTTGAAGCTACCTGTTTGATCCTTCAACCAACCGATTAAGAGTGGGCTAACCGCGGAACCAATATTACCTGTCGCGTTAATAACGGCAATACCAACAGCACGCGCGCGTAAACTAATAGATTGATCTGGGGTTGTCCAGAATACTGCCATAGCTGTAAATGACCCCGTCGATGCCATGATGATACCAATAAGTTGAATGACGGGATGATGCGTTAAGGCTGCCAATACCCAACCTGCTGCGGCAAATAGGTAAGGAAGTGCCGTGTGCATTTTACGCTCTTGTAACCTATCAGAGCGCCGACTCCAATAAATCATTCCCAATATGGTACAGAACTGAGGAATCGCAGTAAGTAAGC of the Providencia stuartii genome contains:
- the bcsA gene encoding UDP-forming cellulose synthase catalytic subunit → MQKIRNLLISAFFIVLFFLLIIIPLDSDKQFILGGVLVAFIFCIGRIKNKKTQLMMILVSLLCTSRYVWWRATTTLYFDSYLELFLGSLLFIAELYSLTILLFGYIQTYWPLQRKIVPLPKDTSLWPTVDLFIPTYNEHIDIVKDTALAAQCIEYPKDKLNIYILDDGKRSEFRQLAEDINVGYIIRPDNSHAKAGNLNHALTKTSGELICIFDCDHVATRVFLQATVGAFLADEKLALIQTPHYFYSKDPFERNLTAAKRVPHEGALFYGPVQQGNDNWNAAFFCGSCAVIRRSALKETNGFAVETVTEDAHTALKLQRKGWNTAFLNIPLSAGLATERLTLHINQRIRWARGMTQIFRIDNPLLGRGLTFVQRICYLNAMLHFQYGLPRAIFLLSPLVFILFSLNIISSSATLIFSYALPHLITSNYVNSKLVGHYRYSFWGEIYETVMAFHLIPPTLMSLISPKLGKFNVTDKGDLTDKNYFDHRAVRPLIIVALLLLSGISIASFKWIVGIYKDIDDGVIIINLTWAIYSLLIVLASISVAKETKQLRRATRVPASIPVTVCFADGSHIETHSIDLSMSGARLHLPLEHHHKRGVITQIAIGIGKESALIPIKKAWVDEQKLRLEFDHLTNTVRRDVVRVVLTRADAWFSPLSPTDKPLRSFIDVLQCAFELFIIRRNKKILDNSILLSKQNNEERQHV
- the hpaA gene encoding 4-hydroxyphenylacetate catabolism regulatory protein HpaA, which translates into the protein MVVSSLITNIDISKDYDETQGNDDVHYQTFGNMAAFFGRDMQAHRHDGFFQLHYLETGHITLQLDEQRYSVQAPLFILTPPSVPHAFFTQEDTDGHVLTVRQDLITPLLESLYPANPDIVAIPAICLSVADKPDDLETFRHYWALMARESANSYAGRDQVLSSLAQALFTFLLRSIPLDDHPISGVRGEHHLFQRFNQLIDSHYHEHLSIPEYANKLGVTESRLKDMCRRFANRPPKRLIFDRILREAKRMLLFCDSPVSEIAYQLGFKDPAYFARFFNRLVGDSPSQWRDKNIH